From one Henningerozyma blattae CBS 6284 chromosome 1, complete genome genomic stretch:
- the TBLA0A00630 gene encoding uncharacterized protein has protein sequence MTAMITLNNGLKMPLVGLGCWKIPNDVCASQVYEAIKLGYRLFDGAADYGNEKEVGQGINKALSEGIVKRSDLFIISKLWNTFHHPDHVKLALQRTLSDLGLDYLDLYYIHFPLAFKYVPFEEKYPPCFYTGAEDAKIGKISLQNVPYLDTYRAMEKLVDEGLTKSIGVSNLQGSILQDVLMGCRIRPAALQIEHHPYLTQEHLVQFCKNENIAVVSYSSFGPQSFLELGSKRAEDTPALFDHPVIKKIAAAHGKDVTTSEVLLRWATQRDIAIIPKSSRKERLLLNLNVNEKLTLTEAELLEISALNKNIRFNDTWDWNNMHFGSFA, from the coding sequence atgacTGCAATGATTACACTTAACAATGGTTTAAAGATGCCTTTAGTTGGGTTAGGCTGTTGGAAAATTCCAAATGATGTTTGTGCATCTCAAGTTTATGAAGCTATTAAATTGGGCTATCGTTTATTTGATGGTGCAGCTGACTATGgtaatgaaaaagaagTTGGTCAAGGTATTAACAAGGCTCTATCTGAAGGAATTGTTAAAAGATCTGACttattcattatttcaaaattatggAACACTTTCCATCATCCAGACCATGTCAAACTTGCTTTACAAAGAACTTTGAGCGATTTAGGTTTGgattatttggatttatATTACATTCATTTCCCTCTAGCTTTTAAATATGTACCATTTGAAGAGAAATACCCACCATGCTTCTATACCGGTGCTGAAGATGCGAAAATAggtaaaatatcattacaAAATGTCCCATACTTAGACACATATCGTGCCATGGAAAAATTAGTTGACGAAGGCTTAACTAAATCCATTGGTGTCTCTAACTTGCAAGGGTCCATCTTGCAAGATGTCTTAATGGGATGCAGAATTAGGCCAGCTGCTCTACAGATTGAACATCATCCTTACTTAACTCAAGAACACTTAGTTCAATTCTgcaaaaatgaaaatattgcaGTCGTTTCTTATTCTTCCTTTGGGCCACAATCCTTCTTGGAATTGGGTTCAAAGAGAGCCGAGGATACCCCAGCTTTGTTTGACCATCCAGTCATTAAAAAGATAGCTGCCGCTCATGGCAAAGACGTTACTACATCTGAAGTGTTATTAAGATGGGCAACACAAAGAgatattgctattattcCAAAATCTTCAAGAAAGGAAAGATTgctattaaatttgaatgttaatgaaaaattaacttTAACTGAAGCTGAATTATTGGAAATCTCAGCATTAAACAAGAATATTCGTTTTAACGACACTTGGGATTGGAATAACATGCATTTCGGGTCTTTTGCTTAA